From Erwinia sp. HDF1-3R, one genomic window encodes:
- a CDS encoding PAS domain-containing methyl-accepting chemotaxis protein: MSGTLIPGFFSRFVRSGRRHSQATLSALNDAVATIEFTPDGQIVSANGLFLAKMGYGLAEIVGQHHRMFCPPELIRSPEYAQFWQRLRRGESFSDTFQRRAKDGTALWLEAHYVPVADRRGQIIKIVKLATDVTRRILAAQEQRAMTNAINRSMAVIAFTPEGEVLRANTNFLKATGYQSAEIVGRHHRMFCSPALYNSAEYKEFWDKLGRGDFISGQFLRVDKKGQALWLRATYNPVFDENNRLYEVVKFATDVTEQVIKNQQERDAAEHAYQAALETRDNTRQGVSVIENSVTKMNEIAHELRKVSEDVNGLSTQSAQIGVIVETIRTIANQTNLLALNAAVEAARAGTHGRSFAVVASEVRSLAANINSATLQIASVVESNQSLASLAQKNISANLIRADQGVMMVREAGSVIIDIQNNSTQVVDAIGQVTQQLKSEM; the protein is encoded by the coding sequence ATGAGCGGGACATTAATACCAGGGTTCTTTTCACGCTTCGTCCGCAGCGGGCGTCGACATTCTCAGGCTACGCTGAGCGCGCTTAACGATGCCGTTGCGACGATCGAATTCACGCCCGACGGGCAAATTGTTTCGGCTAATGGGCTGTTTCTGGCCAAAATGGGCTACGGACTGGCCGAGATCGTCGGTCAGCATCATCGAATGTTCTGCCCCCCGGAGTTGATTCGGTCGCCGGAGTATGCACAGTTCTGGCAACGGCTTCGTCGTGGTGAAAGCTTCAGTGATACCTTCCAGCGGCGGGCAAAAGACGGCACCGCGCTCTGGCTGGAGGCGCACTATGTTCCGGTAGCGGATCGTCGTGGACAAATCATCAAAATTGTTAAGCTGGCGACCGATGTCACCCGCCGGATTCTGGCCGCGCAGGAGCAGCGGGCAATGACCAATGCCATCAACCGTTCGATGGCGGTGATTGCTTTTACCCCTGAGGGAGAAGTGCTGCGCGCCAATACTAACTTTCTGAAGGCCACGGGATACCAGAGTGCGGAGATAGTCGGTCGGCATCACCGTATGTTCTGCTCACCCGCGCTGTATAACAGCGCTGAATATAAGGAATTCTGGGACAAGCTGGGACGGGGTGACTTCATTTCCGGGCAGTTCCTGCGGGTGGATAAGAAAGGTCAGGCTCTGTGGCTGCGCGCGACCTACAACCCGGTTTTTGATGAAAACAACCGGCTGTATGAGGTGGTTAAATTTGCCACCGACGTCACCGAACAGGTGATTAAAAATCAGCAGGAACGGGACGCCGCCGAGCATGCTTACCAGGCGGCGCTGGAAACGCGCGATAATACCCGACAGGGCGTCAGCGTGATTGAAAACAGCGTCACGAAGATGAATGAAATCGCCCATGAGCTGCGGAAGGTTTCCGAAGATGTGAATGGCCTGAGTACCCAGTCGGCGCAGATTGGGGTTATTGTGGAAACGATAAGAACCATCGCCAATCAGACCAACCTGCTGGCGCTGAATGCGGCCGTCGAGGCTGCGCGGGCCGGAACCCACGGTCGCAGCTTTGCCGTGGTTGCCAGCGAGGTGCGCAGCCTGGCGGCGAACATTAACAGCGCCACGCTGCAAATCGCCAGCGTGGTGGAAAGCAATCAGTCCCTGGCCAGCCTGGCACAGAAAAATATCTCGGCTAACCTGATCCGCGCTGACCAGGGCGTGATGATGGTGCGGGAAGCGGGGAGCGTGATTATTGATATACAAAACAACTCCACCCAGGTGGTTGACGCGATAGGCCAGGTTACACAGCAGCTGAAGAGCGAAATGTAA
- a CDS encoding virulence factor SrfB — MLATIADFKPNMTLIQNSGIQFLDFSLTPVLDAEMPGKFVRQTANGPLLRLNFNAQNGRYLLPVVAGGMPEVVKPEFSFPLEQSLSLLEGIWLPLPFFRFNPPRSFSSGPDNWARMQIVALDKPDQNGKTHRVCLAFETRTWPEGEDESLALNESDAQSGVSFALAHRSEELGEFLDHTWVDGWLREVFSQQVAKIEQRPQVNVRTALREFEYQAHYLNILHMLGHQLVLPELKISAATLQEPAISVDLILDVGNSHTCGIMVEDHPDDPQGLKHTYELHLRCLSAPHQVYNELFESRVEFAQASFGKQNFSVESGRDDAFIWPSITRVGREASHLALQRLGTEGATGISSPRRYLWDEEIYTPGWRFSRTPGSAAQEPPATAIPLTSLVNDEGQPLYNQPLEDRLPVFSPQYSRSSVMSFMLSELLAQALMQMNSPAQRQKMLHSSAPRQLRNIILTLPSAMPKPEREIFRRRMHEAIALVWKSLGWHPADDDFSSAADKAKSKVPVPEVQMEWDEATCGQMVYLYNETQVNFGGRAEAFFISMARPDRARAADEAPGKTLRIASIDIGGGTTDLAITQYRLDDGVGNNVKIMPRLLFREGFKLAGDDILLDVIQLYVLPALQTAFKQAGMANPEGVMTRLFGHEGRLDGQSTLRQQATLQIFMPAGQAILEAYERFDPLELNAEVDARIGELLAQPPTAKLLDYINREIQRELPGEAEEFDILRVPLVVKLSALHAEFLSQGMNITHSLRSMSEVVAVYDCDVLLLTGRPSRFPGVQALFRHLQPLPVSRILSLDGYHTNDWYPFNKQGRIENPKSTAAVGAMLCLLSLDLRLANFWFKAGDFQPYSTIRYLGMLDGSGALSSDNVWYADIDLDDEAFTLDPRQRFQVRGTLTLGFRQLDNDRWPASPLYSLTIADPLLARSVAGDKVLKIRLAAIKGPDNAAPERFEIAEATLDDGTLVPPEHLRLKLNTLANSGTGLTHYWIDSGSVYKK; from the coding sequence ATGCTGGCGACGATCGCTGATTTTAAACCGAATATGACGCTGATTCAGAACAGTGGCATTCAGTTCCTCGACTTTTCCCTGACGCCGGTGCTGGATGCTGAAATGCCGGGCAAGTTTGTGCGCCAGACGGCCAACGGCCCGCTGCTGCGTTTGAACTTTAACGCGCAGAATGGCCGATACCTGCTGCCGGTGGTAGCCGGTGGCATGCCGGAAGTGGTGAAGCCTGAGTTCAGTTTCCCCCTTGAGCAGTCTCTGTCACTGCTGGAAGGGATATGGCTGCCGCTGCCCTTTTTCCGTTTCAATCCGCCGCGCAGCTTCAGCAGCGGCCCGGATAACTGGGCGCGTATGCAGATCGTCGCGCTGGATAAGCCCGATCAGAACGGTAAAACGCACCGCGTCTGCCTGGCATTTGAAACGCGCACCTGGCCCGAAGGCGAAGATGAATCACTGGCGTTAAATGAGAGTGATGCCCAGTCCGGCGTCAGTTTTGCGCTGGCTCACCGCAGCGAAGAGCTGGGCGAATTCCTCGATCACACCTGGGTCGATGGCTGGCTGCGCGAAGTGTTCAGCCAGCAGGTGGCGAAAATCGAACAGCGCCCACAGGTGAATGTCCGCACCGCCCTGCGCGAGTTTGAGTATCAGGCGCACTACCTGAATATCCTCCATATGCTGGGTCATCAGCTGGTGCTGCCCGAACTGAAAATCAGCGCCGCCACGCTACAGGAACCGGCGATTTCGGTCGATCTGATTCTGGACGTGGGTAACTCTCACACCTGTGGGATTATGGTGGAAGATCACCCTGACGATCCTCAGGGACTGAAGCATACCTACGAACTGCATCTTCGCTGCCTCAGCGCCCCGCATCAGGTCTATAACGAACTGTTCGAGAGTCGCGTGGAGTTCGCTCAGGCCAGCTTTGGCAAACAAAATTTTTCGGTGGAGAGCGGGCGCGATGACGCCTTTATCTGGCCGTCGATCACCCGTGTCGGGCGCGAAGCCAGCCATCTGGCGCTTCAGCGGCTGGGGACTGAGGGCGCTACCGGCATCTCCAGCCCACGTCGTTATCTGTGGGACGAAGAGATCTACACGCCGGGCTGGCGCTTTAGCCGTACGCCGGGCAGCGCGGCCCAGGAGCCACCGGCCACCGCCATCCCGCTGACCAGTCTGGTCAATGACGAGGGCCAGCCGCTCTATAACCAGCCGCTGGAAGATCGTCTGCCGGTCTTCTCACCACAGTACAGCCGCAGTTCGGTAATGAGCTTTATGCTCTCTGAGCTGCTGGCTCAGGCGCTGATGCAAATGAACAGCCCGGCACAGCGGCAGAAGATGCTGCACAGCAGTGCCCCACGCCAGCTGCGCAATATTATACTCACCCTGCCCTCCGCGATGCCGAAGCCCGAGCGTGAAATTTTCCGCCGCCGCATGCACGAAGCCATTGCGCTGGTGTGGAAATCCCTGGGCTGGCACCCGGCTGACGATGATTTCAGCAGCGCCGCCGATAAGGCGAAAAGCAAGGTGCCGGTGCCGGAGGTGCAGATGGAGTGGGATGAAGCCACCTGCGGGCAGATGGTCTATCTGTATAATGAAACTCAGGTGAATTTTGGCGGGCGCGCCGAGGCTTTCTTCATCAGCATGGCACGCCCTGACCGCGCGCGGGCAGCCGACGAAGCCCCAGGTAAAACGCTGCGTATCGCCTCTATTGATATCGGCGGCGGTACCACCGATCTGGCGATCACCCAGTACCGTCTGGATGATGGCGTGGGTAATAACGTAAAAATTATGCCGCGCCTGCTGTTCCGTGAGGGCTTTAAGCTGGCCGGGGACGATATCCTGCTGGACGTGATTCAGCTGTATGTGCTGCCGGCGCTGCAAACCGCGTTTAAACAGGCGGGCATGGCTAATCCGGAGGGCGTAATGACCCGTCTGTTTGGTCATGAAGGTCGTCTGGACGGTCAGTCAACGCTTCGCCAGCAGGCCACCCTGCAAATCTTTATGCCGGCGGGCCAGGCGATTCTGGAAGCCTATGAGCGCTTCGACCCGCTGGAGCTTAACGCAGAGGTTGATGCGCGCATTGGCGAGCTGCTGGCCCAGCCGCCGACGGCGAAACTGCTGGACTATATCAATCGCGAGATCCAGCGTGAGCTGCCGGGCGAAGCGGAGGAATTTGATATCCTGCGGGTGCCGCTGGTAGTGAAACTCAGCGCGCTGCATGCGGAATTTCTCTCCCAGGGGATGAATATCACCCACAGCCTGCGCTCGATGTCCGAAGTGGTGGCGGTCTATGACTGTGACGTGCTGCTATTAACCGGCCGCCCATCGCGCTTCCCTGGGGTACAGGCACTGTTTCGCCATCTCCAGCCGCTGCCGGTCAGCCGCATTCTCTCACTGGACGGTTATCACACCAACGACTGGTACCCCTTTAATAAACAGGGGCGGATAGAGAATCCAAAATCAACCGCGGCGGTTGGCGCGATGCTCTGCCTGCTGTCGCTGGATCTGCGCCTGGCTAACTTCTGGTTCAAAGCCGGTGATTTTCAGCCTTACTCTACCATCCGCTATCTGGGCATGCTGGACGGCAGCGGCGCACTGAGCAGCGACAACGTCTGGTACGCCGATATTGACCTGGACGATGAAGCCTTTACCCTCGATCCCCGTCAGCGCTTCCAGGTGCGCGGCACCCTGACGCTGGGCTTCCGCCAGCTGGATAATGACCGCTGGCCTGCGTCGCCGCTCTATTCCCTGACCATCGCCGATCCGCTGCTGGCGCGCAGCGTGGCCGGTGATAAAGTATTGAAAATCAGGCTGGCAGCAATAAAGGGGCCGGATAACGCCGCCCCTGAACGATTTGAAATCGCTGAAGCCACGCTGGATGACGGTACGCTGGTGCCGCCCGAACATCTGCGGCTGAAGTTAAATACCCTGGCAAACAGCGGTACGGGCCTGACCCATTACTGGATTGACAGCGGGAGCGTATACAAGAAATGA
- a CDS encoding ribonuclease domain-containing protein, with product MNKKLIIAAILAIAATAVGLHRPATTPVANQHGSHPSQERRPAGSKASTSLRDDISVLTQQQRVADYLHQHQQLPPLYLKKSDARRQGWDPARGNLCEALPGRAIGGDRFSNREGRLPDGQGRRWFEADVNYQCGRRGSDRMLYSSDGLIYVTRDHYRHFEQVK from the coding sequence ATGAATAAAAAACTGATTATTGCGGCTATTTTAGCCATAGCAGCGACCGCCGTCGGGCTTCACCGGCCTGCTACAACCCCGGTCGCCAACCAACATGGCTCACACCCCTCTCAGGAGAGGCGCCCTGCGGGCAGTAAAGCCAGTACGTCACTCCGTGATGACATCAGCGTACTGACGCAGCAGCAGCGGGTGGCGGACTACCTGCATCAGCACCAGCAGCTGCCGCCCTTGTACCTGAAAAAAAGTGATGCAAGGCGTCAGGGATGGGATCCTGCACGAGGTAACCTCTGTGAAGCACTGCCGGGGCGGGCCATCGGCGGCGATCGCTTTTCTAACCGCGAAGGGCGCCTGCCAGACGGGCAGGGACGGCGCTGGTTTGAAGCCGACGTTAACTACCAGTGTGGCCGTCGCGGTAGCGATCGTATGCTCTATTCCAGCGACGGGCTGATCTACGTCACCCGCGATCATTATCGCCATTTTGAGCAGGTAAAGTGA
- a CDS encoding barstar family protein: MKSVSFDFRTIADMNDFYRQFAAKFALEEGFGANLDALWDALTGSIALPVRITLHHLAAHPHAARFDAAVAVMREAQVALEGELELRTGKP; encoded by the coding sequence ATGAAAAGCGTCAGCTTTGATTTTCGTACCATTGCGGATATGAATGACTTCTACCGTCAGTTCGCCGCTAAATTTGCCCTGGAAGAGGGCTTTGGCGCTAACCTGGATGCGCTATGGGACGCGCTGACCGGCAGCATCGCACTGCCCGTACGCATCACGCTTCACCATCTGGCTGCACATCCGCATGCCGCCCGGTTTGATGCCGCCGTTGCGGTCATGCGTGAGGCGCAGGTGGCGCTGGAAGGGGAACTGGAGCTGAGAACAGGTAAGCCCTGA
- a CDS encoding CDP-diacylglycerol diphosphatase, whose amino-acid sequence MNNTSKALSVLLLSGSFLSVAHAVDRNILWDKVHNQCEPQYKADGKYTPCSLVDEHDGYVIYKGDSDKYQYLLLPTKQITGIEDEQLLADNQPNYIYLSWEARDLVAEKTDRKVREQDISLTVNSLNTRSQDQLHVHISCLAQPVREALDRMDVKNIDNDWHVFPEPLKTYTFNYKKLSFSELKNRNIFKDVSDKVAADGGELQYSTFAVVNLDSDNFMILEASGTLEKRIGAEKLQDHTCALAQ is encoded by the coding sequence ATGAATAATACCTCAAAGGCCCTCTCCGTATTGCTGCTATCCGGTTCATTTCTCTCTGTAGCCCATGCTGTTGACAGAAATATCTTATGGGATAAAGTGCACAATCAGTGTGAGCCTCAGTATAAGGCAGACGGAAAATATACTCCCTGTAGCCTGGTGGATGAGCATGATGGCTACGTTATTTATAAAGGCGACAGCGATAAATACCAGTATCTGCTGCTGCCGACGAAGCAAATAACCGGCATTGAGGATGAACAGCTGCTTGCAGACAATCAGCCTAACTATATTTATCTTTCATGGGAAGCTCGCGATCTTGTCGCGGAAAAAACTGACAGAAAAGTCAGGGAGCAGGATATTTCACTTACCGTTAACTCGCTTAATACGCGCTCACAGGATCAGCTTCATGTCCATATTTCATGCCTGGCTCAGCCTGTACGCGAAGCGCTGGACCGCATGGATGTTAAAAATATCGACAATGACTGGCACGTCTTTCCTGAACCGCTCAAAACCTATACCTTTAATTATAAAAAACTATCATTTTCTGAGCTAAAAAATAGAAATATTTTTAAAGATGTCAGTGACAAGGTTGCAGCGGATGGCGGTGAACTACAATATTCTACCTTCGCAGTTGTCAATCTTGATAGTGATAACTTTATGATCCTCGAAGCATCGGGTACATTAGAAAAACGCATTGGCGCAGAAAAATTGCAGGATCATACCTGCGCACTGGCGCAATAA
- a CDS encoding virulence factor SrfC family protein: protein MKPLTPKQLAAQFGKKLDAITHGIDLSTEWLTRARETSPRLDMEADRLNVSLRRQHNRASALAAAAEKECAIGFFGLSQAGKSWLINALAASEKGRLEIALGAATLDETLLNPQQQTGTLVTRYTGQQVEVDNGWPVKLALLNEEALVSILADAWSRRAGEQPIRMDEAQIGERLQTLSMSRQPAETDGMSRNDVVALWDRLSANPLCVNKALETHFWPLAIDLAPMLSVDDRARLFSLLWGEDSELTALYRQLAHVLHHLSCAPDVLAPLAVLDDPSVTLLNGQGLRYFNTASDPVIQVVPQKKGRALKPVNVALSELTLLGREVRLPFYSAPRETLFEQVDLLDYPGFEEPAVLPDDRHHELALRFLTAKRPYLLTRAAEHQDICLLMVCSAVGQRADTPRVGRILDNWVKQTQGENAQARSGRKPGLIWALTPFDQRITHGQNYDAAVQRYVGNPGDAWGAMLAMDEKGIGRMAGWLVTEVRRDSKLARLQAQREEVRRELTDNLLGRWFQASDKEEPEARLRVAETLLKALQSRTGVHGELLERLLPDRETLRHLFLQQRPARRAQSEALIPSADDPFGIGMSIDLLSDDPLPGLLNPADVPPAEEPETEFARRVYLHWINLLRQLPDSSQLLALLGVSKSTLEMLTGELITASIRLDIEASLATQLTDQDASGTPAEMIADRQVSRALSVLGDFVAWLGFQHVAEADRPASRINRGQKIFARPETQTASLGPGQRLTRLALKPNNHAAYYIYDWLVGLNETIMQNAGWSAAREISSAHRDELAAILQKIGG, encoded by the coding sequence ATGAAACCGTTAACGCCTAAACAGCTGGCGGCGCAGTTTGGAAAAAAACTGGATGCCATTACCCATGGAATTGACCTTTCAACTGAGTGGCTGACGCGCGCGCGCGAAACGTCTCCGCGTCTGGATATGGAGGCTGACCGGCTAAATGTCAGCCTGCGACGTCAGCATAACCGGGCCTCCGCCCTTGCCGCAGCGGCTGAGAAAGAGTGTGCGATAGGTTTTTTTGGCCTGTCACAGGCAGGCAAGTCCTGGCTGATTAACGCCCTGGCGGCCAGCGAAAAAGGTCGGCTGGAAATTGCCTTAGGGGCCGCCACGCTTGACGAAACGCTTCTCAATCCTCAGCAGCAGACCGGTACGCTGGTGACCCGCTATACCGGGCAGCAGGTGGAGGTGGATAACGGCTGGCCGGTGAAGCTGGCGTTACTCAACGAGGAGGCGCTGGTTAGCATTCTGGCCGATGCCTGGTCCCGGCGCGCAGGTGAGCAGCCGATCCGCATGGATGAAGCACAGATCGGTGAACGTCTGCAAACGCTGTCGATGTCACGACAGCCCGCAGAGACTGACGGCATGAGCCGCAATGATGTTGTTGCCCTGTGGGATCGGCTGTCGGCCAACCCGCTCTGCGTCAATAAGGCGCTGGAAACGCATTTCTGGCCGCTGGCGATTGATCTGGCTCCGATGCTGAGCGTCGACGATCGTGCGCGTCTTTTTTCGCTGCTGTGGGGCGAAGACAGCGAGCTGACCGCCCTTTACCGTCAGCTGGCGCATGTGCTGCATCACCTCTCCTGCGCGCCGGATGTCCTGGCGCCGCTCGCCGTGCTGGACGATCCTTCGGTCACTCTTCTTAACGGTCAAGGGCTGCGCTACTTTAATACCGCCAGCGATCCGGTGATTCAGGTCGTACCGCAGAAAAAGGGTCGCGCGCTGAAGCCGGTCAACGTGGCGCTGTCAGAGCTGACCCTGCTGGGGCGTGAGGTGCGCCTGCCGTTCTACAGCGCACCGCGTGAAACGCTTTTCGAGCAGGTGGATCTGCTGGATTACCCCGGATTCGAAGAGCCAGCTGTTCTGCCAGACGACCGGCACCATGAGCTGGCGCTGCGCTTCCTGACCGCCAAGCGCCCTTACCTGCTGACCCGTGCCGCTGAGCACCAGGATATCTGCCTGCTGATGGTTTGCAGCGCGGTCGGGCAGCGCGCGGATACGCCCAGGGTGGGCCGCATACTGGATAACTGGGTTAAGCAGACTCAGGGAGAAAATGCCCAGGCGCGCAGCGGGCGGAAACCTGGACTGATCTGGGCGCTAACGCCCTTCGATCAGCGTATTACCCACGGTCAGAACTATGACGCCGCCGTCCAGCGTTATGTCGGCAACCCCGGCGATGCCTGGGGGGCGATGCTGGCAATGGATGAGAAAGGCATTGGGCGTATGGCAGGCTGGCTGGTGACCGAAGTCCGCCGCGACAGCAAGCTGGCACGACTACAGGCGCAGCGCGAGGAAGTTCGCCGTGAGCTGACTGACAATCTGCTCGGCCGCTGGTTCCAGGCTTCTGATAAAGAGGAGCCGGAAGCGCGTCTGCGCGTGGCGGAAACGCTGCTTAAGGCATTGCAGTCGCGCACTGGCGTACATGGCGAACTGCTGGAGCGTCTGCTGCCCGACCGCGAAACGCTGCGCCACCTTTTCCTGCAGCAGCGTCCGGCCCGTCGCGCGCAGTCCGAAGCGCTTATCCCCAGCGCTGACGATCCCTTTGGCATTGGCATGAGCATCGACCTGCTCAGCGATGATCCTCTGCCCGGCCTGCTTAACCCCGCAGACGTGCCGCCCGCTGAGGAGCCGGAAACGGAGTTTGCCCGCCGGGTTTACCTCCACTGGATCAATCTGCTCCGCCAGCTACCCGACAGCAGCCAGTTGCTGGCGCTGCTGGGGGTCAGTAAATCCACGCTGGAAATGCTGACCGGCGAGCTGATCACCGCCAGTATCAGGCTCGATATTGAAGCCTCGCTGGCTACCCAGCTCACCGATCAGGACGCATCAGGCACGCCAGCCGAGATGATAGCCGATCGTCAGGTATCCCGTGCGCTGAGCGTGCTGGGTGATTTTGTTGCCTGGCTGGGCTTTCAGCACGTCGCTGAAGCAGATCGTCCGGCGAGCCGGATCAATCGCGGGCAGAAAATTTTCGCCAGGCCGGAAACCCAGACCGCCAGCCTTGGCCCCGGCCAGCGTCTGACCCGACTGGCGCTCAAGCCCAATAATCACGCGGCCTACTATATCTATGACTGGCTGGTTGGGCTGAATGAAACCATTATGCAAAATGCTGGCTGGTCTGCCGCGCGCGAAATAAGCAGCGCGCACCGTGACGAGCTGGCGGCTATTTTGCAAAAGATAGGGGGTTAA
- a CDS encoding SrfA family protein produces the protein MAKSFLRSGSLDAVLPLGENGQPVYLSALQLRETLRLRKQQQIADCLAVPQPNEAGDRLDWYSPVSGKVTSWAAASESARAHALNQLIACQQAVDVMCQRAQQSDKPSQKLFGALLSRAMQFPDPNYVYLVGGKPVITFWGFVSPEKKARQDALECLRATEEEQPPRVLSKLTASKLTEVAAPAPVLTASHATPAVLAEPEATQASPAADLPAAPAVSVSPTSPLSELNAKKPALKNSLLRYGWTLPAAALLVALGVQLKGCESTTPPASQASAPRPADGHDTKTTPPDVSPTRAAEQSAANETTRRSGETIETQPIGNAAEAAASARPEQPASASGADAGKSAPVVSAVSAPVSGNSANPTLPVAAANTVPAPVEQPAVTSEAAAAIPVAKDDLVMPADAVKLGSTRFINGGWRVIVGGKNPITGRPPSLRYQMKNGKGTARIIQGDGISCRVDVYAGLMKSGNLVINSRTKAKCSDGSRYQMPELVCKQGASGPAECSGQYDTNTILPMTMKRESK, from the coding sequence GTGGCAAAATCATTTTTACGCAGCGGAAGTCTGGATGCGGTTCTGCCGCTCGGAGAGAACGGCCAGCCTGTTTACCTGTCAGCCCTACAGCTGCGCGAGACGCTGCGCCTGAGAAAGCAGCAGCAGATTGCAGACTGCCTGGCAGTACCCCAGCCCAATGAGGCTGGCGATCGTCTCGACTGGTACTCGCCCGTCTCCGGAAAGGTTACCTCCTGGGCGGCCGCCAGTGAATCCGCGCGCGCCCATGCACTCAATCAGCTTATTGCCTGCCAGCAGGCAGTGGACGTGATGTGTCAGCGGGCTCAGCAGTCTGACAAACCCAGCCAGAAACTGTTTGGCGCGCTGTTATCCCGGGCGATGCAGTTTCCCGATCCGAACTATGTGTATCTGGTGGGCGGTAAGCCGGTGATCACCTTCTGGGGATTCGTCAGCCCGGAGAAAAAAGCCCGTCAGGACGCGCTGGAGTGCCTGCGCGCGACGGAAGAGGAGCAGCCACCGCGAGTCTTATCAAAACTGACCGCTTCAAAACTCACTGAGGTGGCCGCGCCAGCGCCGGTACTGACGGCCAGTCACGCTACCCCGGCGGTGCTCGCTGAGCCTGAAGCGACGCAGGCAAGCCCCGCTGCCGATCTTCCTGCGGCCCCCGCGGTTTCCGTATCGCCGACCTCTCCTTTATCCGAACTAAACGCAAAGAAACCTGCGTTAAAAAACAGTCTGCTTCGCTACGGCTGGACCCTGCCCGCCGCCGCACTGCTGGTCGCGCTGGGCGTACAGCTGAAAGGCTGCGAGTCCACGACCCCACCCGCTTCTCAGGCCAGCGCCCCACGGCCTGCCGATGGGCATGACACGAAAACCACTCCGCCGGACGTCAGCCCGACCCGCGCCGCTGAGCAGTCTGCGGCTAATGAGACGACACGCCGGTCAGGCGAAACCATTGAGACGCAGCCGATCGGGAACGCGGCGGAAGCGGCGGCCAGTGCCCGACCTGAACAACCGGCCAGTGCGTCGGGGGCCGACGCAGGGAAATCCGCCCCTGTGGTATCTGCCGTTAGCGCACCGGTTAGCGGAAACTCCGCGAATCCGACCCTGCCCGTCGCGGCGGCAAATACCGTACCCGCGCCGGTTGAACAACCCGCAGTGACCAGTGAAGCGGCGGCGGCGATCCCGGTCGCAAAAGATGATTTAGTCATGCCTGCCGATGCGGTGAAGCTGGGATCGACGCGGTTTATTAACGGCGGCTGGCGGGTTATCGTCGGCGGTAAAAATCCCATTACCGGCAGGCCACCCAGCCTGCGCTACCAGATGAAAAATGGCAAAGGAACGGCGCGGATAATTCAGGGCGATGGCATCAGCTGCCGCGTGGATGTCTATGCCGGTCTGATGAAGTCAGGCAACCTGGTGATCAACAGCCGAACCAAAGCGAAATGCAGCGACGGCTCGCGCTATCAGATGCCTGAACTGGTGTGTAAGCAGGGAGCCAGTGGCCCGGCCGAATGTAGCGGCCAGTACGATACCAATACGATATTACCGATGACGATGAAGCGCGAGAGTAAATGA
- the bla gene encoding class A beta-lactamase: MINSLRCTVLRAVALLPLLLASPLLWAYTPQEAAVIQQKLAVLEKNAGGRLGVALIDTADNSQVAYRGDERFPLCSTSKVMAVAAVLKKSEADDNLLQKRLAIKTSELVNYNPITEKHLNSGMTLGELSAAALQYSDNTAMNKLVGYLGGPAKVTDYARSLGDALFRLDRTEPTLNTAIPGDARDTTTPVAMADSLRKLTLGHALKAAQRTQLIEWMKGNTTGSESIRAGLPASWSVGDKTGSGDYGSTNDIAVIWPENRAPIILVTYFTQPRQDASSRKDVLAAAARIAVGGR, from the coding sequence ATGATAAATTCCTTACGTTGCACGGTGCTGAGAGCGGTGGCGCTGCTCCCCTTACTTCTCGCCAGTCCGCTCCTGTGGGCGTATACGCCACAGGAGGCAGCGGTTATTCAGCAGAAGCTCGCCGTTCTGGAGAAAAATGCCGGAGGACGTCTGGGTGTTGCGCTGATCGATACCGCAGACAATTCGCAGGTTGCCTATCGCGGCGACGAGCGCTTCCCCCTCTGTAGTACCAGTAAGGTGATGGCAGTTGCGGCCGTGCTGAAAAAGAGTGAGGCGGACGACAACCTGCTGCAGAAGCGGCTGGCGATCAAAACGTCCGAGCTGGTTAACTATAATCCCATCACCGAAAAGCACCTTAACAGCGGCATGACCCTGGGCGAATTAAGCGCAGCGGCGCTGCAATACAGCGATAATACGGCGATGAACAAGCTTGTTGGGTATCTGGGTGGACCGGCGAAGGTCACCGACTATGCGCGTTCACTGGGGGATGCTCTCTTTCGACTCGATCGCACGGAGCCGACGCTGAATACCGCAATCCCTGGCGATGCCCGCGATACGACAACGCCGGTGGCCATGGCTGACAGCCTGCGTAAACTGACGCTGGGTCACGCATTGAAGGCTGCGCAGCGTACCCAACTGATCGAATGGATGAAGGGAAATACCACTGGCTCGGAAAGTATCCGCGCCGGTCTGCCGGCCAGCTGGTCGGTGGGGGATAAAACCGGCAGTGGCGACTACGGCAGCACCAATGATATTGCCGTTATCTGGCCTGAAAACCGCGCCCCAATAATCCTGGTGACCTACTTTACCCAGCCGCGCCAGGATGCGTCCAGCCGAAAGGACGTGCTGGCTGCGGCCGCCAGAATTGCCGTCGGGGGGCGGTGA